The proteins below come from a single Drosophila miranda strain MSH22 chromosome Y unlocalized genomic scaffold, D.miranda_PacBio2.1 Contig_Y1_pilon, whole genome shotgun sequence genomic window:
- the LOC117190155 gene encoding uncharacterized protein LOC117190155 gives MEVHSSKMEANLDKTVEDTEMKRAVVQALHHSALINSEPNSPLKPFDYCLLNKHNALSSTPSKKIMAAESLAMPVEMDNAENKENSLPDENPGGNNSTISSSLELTGTTVKFNTLKTEDSTTDEVSMQEVAKPNILNTVYPLSANVVLENITEVSNEDSSVLACSPEVKDVKETPPVADVVNEVSELLSKALKISSASVSTSKPLTFEPTKKRVSLLPKASGTLPHPRRSMLPTGAVETRTYSFKQRMSVVVKTTLNSPSRKMVAGGGLSVSRRSVLPIPKTKSGISRMSISTTGNSCPKNVIPAASKAPTQPASDAVFNCKSCGATFRVKSLHDMHVRMHDMVESGPKTLKRLNGNPSATGGSKNRCPFCDKNFALERTLHIHLMQNCDKIPPAEKRKLEFTELNHVKKAQLPKIATVGGGGPPVLNAHKAPRLQNTTPIGKAAPNGAKALGPPSVKNAPKNVAHAGVYRTPTKTLPCNICKQPFKSILEYTNHYMTMHSKSQTMKVAAKDEAPSAKD, from the exons ATGGAGGTGCACAGCTCCAAGATGGAAGCCAATTTGGACAAGACTGTAGAAGATACGGAGATGAAACGGGCCGTCGTCCAGGCTCTGCACCACTCGGCACTCATTAATTCCGAGCCAAACTCGCCATTGAAACCATTCGACTACTGCTTGTTGAACAAGCACAACGCTTTGAGCTCAACTCCCTCAAAGAAAATCATGGCAGCAGAGTCGCTGGCAATGCCTGTCGAAATGGATAATGCGGAGAACAAGGAGAACTCACTGCCCGATGAGAATCCAGGCGGTAATAATTCAACAATTTCCAGCTCCTTGGAACTGACGGGTACCACCGTGAAATTCAATACTTTGAAGACTGAAGACTCCACCACGGATGAAGTCTCAATGCAGGAGGTTGCTAAGCCGAATATCCTCAACACCGTTTACCCTTTAAGTGCAAATGTGGTGCTAGAGAACATTACCGAAG TGTCCAATGAGGATTCGTCGGTTCTCGCTTGTTCTCCAGAAGTTAAAGATGTAAAAGAGACTCCCCCAGTCGCTGATGTTGTCAACGAAGTCTCCGAGCTGCTTTCCAAGGCTCTAAAGATATCCAGCGCCAGCGTTTCGACCTCGAAACCATTAACTTTCGAACCCACCAAAAAGCGAGTATCGTTACTTCCTAAAGCTTCTGGGACCTTGCCGCATCCACGACGCTCAATGTTGCCGACAGGCGCTGTCGAGACGCGCACCTACTCCTTCAAACAACGCATGTCCGTTGTAGTGAAAACTACGCTGAACAGTCCATCCCGCAAGATGGTCGCAGGCGGCGGGCTATCAGTAAGCCGCCGGAGCGTTTTGCCTATACCCAAGACCAAATCTGGCATTTCGCGCATGTCCATATCCACCACAGGGAACAGTTGTCCCAAAAATGTCATACCAGCCGCTTCGAAGGCCCCAACTCAGCCCGCATCTGATGCAGTCTTCAATTGCAAGTCTTGCGGAGCCACTTTCCGTGTGAAGAGCCTGCACGATATGCATGTTCGCATGCACGACATGGTAGAGAGTGGACCCAAGACCCTAAAGAGACTTAACGGCAATCCGAGTGCCACTGGCGGGAGCAAGAATCGTTGCCCGTTCTGCGACAAGAACTTCGCCCTGGAGCGTACTCTGCACATTCATCTGATGCAGAACTGTGACAAAATACCACCAGCCGAAAAGCGCAAGCTGGAGTTCACAGAACTTAATCATGTGAAGAAGGCGCAGCTACCTAAAATAGCTACTGTAGGTGGCGGTGGTCCACCTGTTTTGAATGCACACAAGGCACCACGTCTTCAAAATACAACACCAATTGGAAAGG CTGCCCCTAATGGAGCCAAGGCCTTGGGACCGCCGTCCGTGAAAAACGCGCCAAAGAACGTTGCCCATGCTGGTGTTTACCGTACGCCCACAAAGACTTTGCCATGCAACATCTGCAAGCAGCCGTTCAAGAGTATACTGGAGTACACCAACCACTACATGACGATGCACTCGAAGAGTCAGACCATGAAGGTCGCCGCTAAAGATGAAGCACCGAGTGCTAAGGATTAA